In the Campylobacter concisus genome, CTATAAAAACTGCTGCTATCTCGCTTAAGCCATAAGGAAACTCGCTAAACTTAGTATCTTTTAGCCCGTAGCATACCAAAACGACCATTATCATCATACCCATGTGTTTCTCAATGGCGTCTAAATAAGGGTTTGGCTTATAGTTTCTTAACGCATAAAACGGCGTCGCACGTGTGATAAAAGTTGCGATTGCACTTACAACAACCGCCAAAAATAACACCATCTCGCTTGAGCTTACACTTATCAAATTTTATCCTTAAACAAAATCAAAAATATAAAACAAAGCGCCATCGAGCCAACAAGCACAAATTTAGCTGGAAATAGGCTCACTCCAAGCACACCAAAAAAGATCGCCACAAAGAGCACGCGGTAATTTTTATCATTTTTAAACATCTCGATGACGACCACTATAAAAAGCGAGGTCAAACTAAACTCAAGCCCCTTTGTATCGGCCTTGATAAAGTCGCCAAGTATCGCTCCAAGCAGCGTTCCAGCCGCCCAGTAAGACCAAGAAAGTACATTTAGCCATGTAAAGACAAAACTTCGCTCACTTGCGTCCTTTAGCCCTAAATTTTTAAATATCGCAAAAGTCTCATCTGTTAGCAACGAAATATTCAAAAGCCTAAATTTGATCCCACTATACTCTTTTAAAAGTGAAATTCCATAAAAAGTATGGCGCAAATTTACAAGGTAGCTCACGATAAAGACCTCAATATAGCTCGTGCCAACGCTAAAAAGCGAGAGCATCATAAACTGTGCTGCTCCGCCATATGCTAATGTACTAAGTGCCACGGCGATAAATGTGCTAACACCCATGCTTTTAGCCAAAATGCCAAATGCAACACCAAGCGGGAAATAGCCCATAAAGATAGGGATGGATAGTTTAAAAACATATTTAAATGTCAAATTTTTACCTTCATAAAAAGCCGAAATGTTAGCAAAATTTGAAAAATTTAGAGTAAAAATGGAGCTAATTTTATAAAATAATAAAAATTTATGGAGCCAAAAGATGAAAAAGATAATTTTAATTTTACTTTGTGTTCTTTTTTCTTGGGGTAAAAATTTTGAT is a window encoding:
- a CDS encoding branched-chain amino acid transporter permease; translation: MISVSSSEMVLFLAVVVSAIATFITRATPFYALRNYKPNPYLDAIEKHMGMMIMVVLVCYGLKDTKFSEFPYGLSEIAAVFIAILMHLKFKNTLLSIVVSTGIYMLLIRIF
- a CDS encoding AzlC family ABC transporter permease, translated to MTFKYVFKLSIPIFMGYFPLGVAFGILAKSMGVSTFIAVALSTLAYGGAAQFMMLSLFSVGTSYIEVFIVSYLVNLRHTFYGISLLKEYSGIKFRLLNISLLTDETFAIFKNLGLKDASERSFVFTWLNVLSWSYWAAGTLLGAILGDFIKADTKGLEFSLTSLFIVVVIEMFKNDKNYRVLFVAIFFGVLGVSLFPAKFVLVGSMALCFIFLILFKDKI